The Armatimonadota bacterium genome includes a region encoding these proteins:
- a CDS encoding glycogen debranching enzyme family protein — protein sequence MRVSRGAMKHTYDSAVCRDYPVSSQLEWILTNGIGGFAMGTVAGSNTRRYHGLLVAAVRPPTERVVLLAAVEAFAMVEGRSYGLSTNQYVGAVHPQGHLLIEEFSVGSHAEWSYDLDGHRLRRRIRMHPGENACTIEYQNMSAVPVLLTLRPLVCHKFYHDNFRVTDFYPQFLVFPEGRTVLTHEGDKLCLEHPDADRTPTTGWYYRFEHPLEAVRGLDPIDDLYCPCELRYTLGAGQTARLVASTSEDSDPIGFEDEKPAVDASPIDLLKCAARHYLVRTPDRATVIAGYPWFTDWGRDTMVCLPGLCLPTGETGFAKDVLRSYAAHLDRGLVPNRFADRDSRPEYNTADGTLWFVQALHAVLEADWDEEFAQEALTWCFDVFEWHVKGTKFGIGLDKSDSLLRQGVPGVQLTWMDAKVGDWVVTPRHGKPVEVNGLWINALRVMERLAQKLGADPGTFTELAEKGEASFRAKFWKESLGHYLDTVEPDDGSLRPNQLIAMSLPFGPAEGPNAVQALELVRQKLVTPNGVRTLGPAEPGYRGRYEGPMAERDSAYHQGTSWPWLLGPYASAVLRLKGDVEEVKSLLSPVRHWLSTYGIGGIAEVYDGDAPQTPGGCPWQAWSVAECLRVMDAVERGT from the coding sequence ATGCGGGTGTCTCGTGGCGCGATGAAGCACACTTACGACTCTGCAGTCTGCCGGGACTATCCGGTCTCCTCGCAGTTGGAATGGATCCTGACGAACGGGATCGGGGGGTTCGCCATGGGCACCGTCGCCGGTTCGAACACGAGGCGCTATCACGGGTTGCTCGTCGCCGCCGTCCGTCCTCCGACCGAACGCGTCGTCCTCCTGGCAGCGGTCGAAGCGTTCGCGATGGTCGAGGGTCGGAGCTACGGCCTGTCGACGAACCAGTACGTGGGAGCGGTCCATCCGCAGGGGCACCTGCTGATCGAGGAGTTCAGCGTCGGCTCTCACGCGGAATGGAGCTATGACTTGGACGGACACCGTCTGCGGCGCCGGATCCGGATGCATCCTGGAGAGAACGCCTGCACGATCGAGTACCAGAACATGTCGGCCGTACCCGTCCTACTTACGCTGCGGCCGCTCGTCTGCCACAAGTTCTATCATGATAATTTCCGGGTCACCGACTTCTACCCGCAGTTTCTCGTGTTCCCCGAGGGGCGGACGGTGCTGACCCACGAAGGCGACAAACTCTGTCTCGAACACCCGGACGCGGACCGGACACCGACGACGGGCTGGTACTACCGCTTCGAACACCCGCTCGAAGCCGTCCGCGGGCTCGATCCGATCGACGACCTTTACTGCCCGTGCGAACTCCGCTACACGCTCGGCGCAGGGCAGACGGCCCGGTTGGTCGCATCGACGTCCGAAGACTCCGACCCGATCGGGTTCGAAGACGAAAAACCGGCCGTCGACGCCTCCCCGATCGACCTCCTGAAGTGCGCCGCACGCCATTACCTTGTCCGGACACCTGACCGTGCGACCGTGATCGCGGGTTATCCGTGGTTCACCGATTGGGGCCGGGACACGATGGTCTGCCTTCCTGGGCTGTGCCTTCCGACGGGCGAGACCGGATTCGCCAAGGACGTCCTCAGGTCGTACGCAGCCCACTTGGACCGGGGACTCGTCCCTAACCGGTTCGCCGACAGGGATTCTCGTCCTGAATACAACACGGCCGACGGAACGCTGTGGTTCGTCCAAGCCCTGCACGCCGTCCTCGAGGCGGACTGGGACGAAGAGTTCGCGCAAGAAGCCCTGACGTGGTGTTTCGACGTCTTTGAATGGCACGTCAAAGGCACGAAGTTCGGGATCGGACTCGACAAGTCCGACAGCCTCCTCCGGCAAGGCGTGCCCGGTGTGCAGCTGACTTGGATGGACGCCAAGGTCGGCGACTGGGTCGTCACGCCCCGCCACGGCAAACCCGTCGAAGTGAACGGACTGTGGATCAACGCGCTCCGTGTGATGGAGCGACTCGCCCAGAAGCTCGGCGCCGATCCGGGCACCTTCACAGAACTGGCTGAAAAGGGTGAAGCCTCGTTCCGGGCCAAGTTCTGGAAGGAGTCGCTCGGTCACTACTTGGACACGGTGGAACCGGACGACGGAAGCCTACGACCGAACCAGCTCATCGCGATGTCGCTCCCGTTCGGGCCTGCCGAAGGGCCGAACGCCGTGCAAGCGCTCGAACTCGTCCGGCAGAAGCTCGTGACGCCGAACGGCGTCCGGACACTTGGCCCGGCCGAGCCCGGGTACCGAGGACGGTACGAGGGACCGATGGCGGAGCGGGATTCCGCGTACCACCAAGGCACGTCCTGGCCCTGGCTGCTCGGTCCGTACGCTTCGGCCGTGCTGCGGTTGAAAGGCGACGTCGAAGAAGTCAAAAGCCTCCTCAGCCCGGTGCGGCACTGGCTCTCGACCTATGGGATCGGCGGGATCGCCGAGGTCTACGACGGCGACGCGCCGCAAACGCCCGGCGGGTGCCCGTGGCAGGCCTGGAGCGTCGCG